The following are from one region of the Methanomassiliicoccales archaeon LGM-DZ1 genome:
- the leuS gene encoding leucine--tRNA ligase, with amino-acid sequence MSRDYAEMEKKWQAKWAERKLNESERIDGKPKFMMIFAYPGLTGYLHVGHLRGYSYTDAITRYKRMTGYNVLFPVGTHASGNGAISLCRKIVSKDPKTIDYLLRNGATQEEIDSIKEPMDVVHFFNNVYQNDYWRRFGFLSDWRRFTCTLYPDYSKFIEWQFSKLKDAGLLIQKPYYAPFCPQDGPVAVDPSETDISKGGLAETQEYTLLKFRCDEKGFFLVAATLRPETVFGQVCFWARPDITYSVISKNGEKWVVSKECEEKLGLQFDGVSHVGEIAGKDLIGLKCVTPMTGRVIPVFPAGFVNPDVGTGLVTSCPSDAPDDWNSLAEAKANPDLEKVYGIPRDVIDSVNPISIISIKGYGDFPAEDIIEKLGIPKVSDPEKKRQLLDEAKKQVYKDGYHMGVMREAAGDLAGVRVEKAKDICQQRMLDSGEAEIFRDLTMEVVCRCGRRVHIKRIDDQWFINYADRKLTEATKENAKKMTIFPKMYYENVQNVLDWYRERACVRLGNWLGTKFLYDKKWTIEPISDSTLYPVYYTISLYANSKQITPEQMKPEFFDYVILEKGDAAAVSASTGISAGLLDKIRKDVQYWYPLDINLGGKEHMTVHFPVFLLNHRAVLPDKMQPRGILVNWYVTGKNKDKISKSKGGAQPIPGAVAKYGADSMRLYYANVASMDSDVEWDEDIVFTYRQRLESIMSSVEDLIGQEADVPSGDIDAWLISRFNTHLAEIREAMDRYDLRAMTTVVYYDMANDMRWYARRSGRNKDTVRKALRIWINAMMPVTPHVAEELWSEAGFEGLASEAQLPEADSSMRDASAEYGEGLIQEVISDINEIRKMAKTEVKKAYVYTTPAWKVSVLKDAISMAENKELTIPALTKKCMADENLRKMGKSVSEFAKKTAMDLMRSNPEDRKALAGLDEESLLKSAVGFIAAETGMETEVFGADEENKYDPSGKARVAVPGRPAIYLK; translated from the coding sequence ATGAGCCGCGATTACGCCGAAATGGAGAAGAAGTGGCAGGCCAAATGGGCCGAGAGAAAGCTCAACGAGTCCGAGAGGATCGACGGCAAGCCGAAGTTCATGATGATCTTCGCGTACCCCGGGCTCACAGGGTACCTTCACGTCGGCCATCTGAGGGGATACTCCTACACCGACGCCATAACCCGCTACAAGAGGATGACGGGTTACAATGTGCTCTTCCCCGTGGGGACCCATGCTTCGGGGAACGGAGCGATCAGCCTCTGCAGGAAGATTGTGTCCAAGGACCCCAAGACCATAGACTACCTGCTCCGCAACGGCGCCACCCAGGAGGAGATCGATTCGATCAAGGAGCCGATGGACGTCGTCCATTTCTTCAACAACGTCTATCAGAACGACTACTGGAGGAGGTTCGGTTTCCTCTCCGATTGGAGGAGGTTCACCTGCACCCTCTATCCCGACTACTCCAAGTTCATCGAGTGGCAGTTCTCCAAGCTGAAGGACGCCGGCCTGCTCATACAGAAGCCGTATTACGCCCCCTTCTGCCCCCAGGACGGGCCTGTCGCCGTGGACCCCAGCGAGACGGACATCTCCAAGGGAGGCCTCGCCGAGACGCAGGAGTACACCCTCCTGAAGTTCCGCTGCGACGAGAAAGGGTTCTTCCTGGTGGCGGCCACCCTCCGCCCGGAGACGGTCTTCGGGCAGGTCTGCTTCTGGGCCCGCCCCGACATCACGTACTCCGTCATCTCCAAGAACGGAGAGAAATGGGTGGTATCGAAGGAGTGCGAGGAGAAGCTCGGCCTGCAGTTCGACGGCGTCTCTCACGTCGGAGAGATCGCCGGGAAGGACCTCATCGGCCTGAAGTGCGTCACCCCGATGACCGGCAGGGTCATCCCGGTCTTCCCGGCAGGGTTCGTCAACCCCGACGTCGGCACCGGGCTGGTCACCTCCTGCCCGTCCGACGCCCCCGACGATTGGAACTCCCTCGCGGAGGCCAAGGCGAACCCCGACCTGGAGAAGGTCTACGGCATCCCCAGGGATGTCATCGACTCCGTGAATCCCATCTCCATCATCTCCATCAAGGGATACGGGGACTTCCCTGCCGAGGACATCATCGAGAAGCTCGGCATTCCGAAGGTCTCCGACCCCGAGAAGAAGAGGCAGCTGCTGGACGAGGCCAAGAAGCAGGTGTACAAGGACGGCTACCACATGGGCGTCATGAGGGAGGCCGCCGGGGACCTGGCCGGCGTCCGTGTGGAGAAGGCCAAGGACATCTGCCAGCAGAGGATGCTCGATTCCGGCGAGGCGGAGATCTTCCGCGACCTCACCATGGAAGTGGTCTGCAGGTGCGGGCGCAGGGTCCACATCAAGAGGATCGACGACCAGTGGTTCATCAACTATGCGGACAGGAAGCTCACCGAGGCGACCAAGGAGAACGCCAAGAAGATGACCATCTTCCCCAAGATGTACTATGAGAACGTTCAGAACGTCCTCGACTGGTACCGCGAGAGGGCATGCGTCAGGCTCGGCAACTGGCTGGGCACCAAGTTCCTCTATGATAAGAAATGGACCATCGAGCCCATCTCCGATTCCACCCTGTACCCCGTATATTACACGATTTCCCTGTACGCCAACTCCAAGCAGATAACCCCCGAGCAGATGAAGCCCGAGTTCTTCGACTACGTCATCCTCGAGAAGGGAGATGCTGCCGCGGTGTCCGCGTCTACCGGGATAAGCGCCGGTCTCCTCGATAAGATCAGGAAGGACGTGCAGTACTGGTACCCCCTGGACATCAACCTGGGCGGGAAAGAGCACATGACCGTCCACTTCCCGGTGTTCCTGCTGAACCACCGCGCCGTGCTGCCGGACAAGATGCAGCCGCGCGGGATCCTGGTCAACTGGTACGTCACCGGGAAGAACAAGGACAAGATCTCCAAGTCCAAGGGCGGCGCGCAGCCCATCCCCGGAGCCGTCGCGAAGTACGGCGCGGACTCCATGAGGCTGTACTACGCCAACGTCGCTTCCATGGACTCCGATGTCGAGTGGGACGAGGATATCGTCTTCACCTACAGGCAGAGGCTGGAGAGCATCATGAGCTCCGTGGAGGACCTCATCGGGCAGGAGGCCGACGTCCCCTCGGGCGACATCGACGCCTGGCTCATCTCCAGGTTCAACACCCACCTTGCCGAGATCAGGGAGGCCATGGACAGGTACGACCTCAGGGCGATGACCACTGTCGTGTATTACGACATGGCGAACGACATGCGCTGGTACGCCCGCCGCAGCGGCAGGAACAAGGACACCGTGAGGAAGGCGCTCCGCATCTGGATCAACGCCATGATGCCGGTGACCCCGCATGTGGCCGAGGAGCTGTGGTCTGAGGCCGGCTTCGAGGGACTCGCCTCGGAGGCCCAGCTCCCCGAAGCGGATTCCTCCATGAGGGATGCATCCGCGGAATACGGCGAGGGCCTCATCCAGGAGGTCATCTCCGACATCAACGAGATCAGGAAGATGGCCAAGACCGAGGTGAAGAAGGCATACGTTTACACGACCCCGGCCTGGAAGGTATCGGTGCTCAAGGACGCCATCTCCATGGCCGAGAACAAAGAGCTCACCATCCCCGCCCTCACCAAGAAGTGCATGGCGGACGAGAACCTGAGGAAGATGGGCAAATCCGTCTCCGAATTCGCCAAGAAGACCGCCATGGACCTGATGCGCTCGAACCCCGAGGACAGGAAGGCCCTCGCCGGGCTCGACGAGGAATCCCTTCTGAAATCCGCCGTCGGCTTCATCGCGGCCGAGACCGGGATGGAGACCGAGGTGTTCGGAGCCGACGAGGAGAACAAGTACGACCCGTCCGGGAAGGCGCGTGTAGCGGTCCCCGGAAGGCCTGCGATATACCTCAAGTGA
- a CDS encoding UbiX family flavin prenyltransferase, producing MKSVVAMTGASGAIYGIRLLQELPGEKILVMSDTAKKIIPAETGHSVEEVEKMADEVYSQDDLMAPIASGTFDYDIMFVVPCTESSVAKFAAGMGDDLISRAFMCALKEGRKTVLVPRETPKSAIMLENELKLARLGVVILDANPAFYPNPKTVSDMVDFIVGRCLMQAGIDQDLFERWGSSD from the coding sequence ATGAAGTCCGTCGTCGCCATGACGGGCGCCTCGGGCGCCATCTACGGCATAAGGCTCCTGCAGGAGCTCCCGGGCGAGAAGATCCTGGTAATGTCGGACACCGCCAAGAAGATAATCCCCGCTGAGACCGGGCATTCCGTCGAGGAGGTGGAGAAGATGGCCGATGAGGTCTATTCCCAGGACGACCTCATGGCACCAATCGCGTCCGGCACGTTCGATTACGACATAATGTTCGTCGTTCCCTGCACCGAGTCCTCGGTGGCGAAGTTCGCGGCCGGGATGGGCGACGACCTGATCTCCAGGGCCTTCATGTGCGCTCTCAAGGAAGGGAGGAAGACCGTCCTCGTTCCCAGGGAGACCCCCAAGAGCGCCATAATGCTGGAGAATGAGCTGAAGCTTGCCAGGCTGGGCGTCGTGATCCTCGACGCCAACCCTGCGTTCTACCCCAACCCCAAGACGGTGTCCGACATGGTCGATTTCATTGTCGGCAGATGCCTGATGCAGGCCGGCATAGACCAGGACCTCTTCGAGAGATGGGGCTCTTCCGACTGA
- a CDS encoding beta-CASP ribonuclease aCPSF1, translating to MNADRYFDSLREQVMGLIPSDMEVVSVEFEAAVVVIYVRNYDKFADNRDVTKNIVSALKRRVDIRPDPSTLGDTDETEKAVRKLIPKSAGLTDINFIEETGVCYVEAINPAAVTHTDVLDNMKKETGWNVKVMRSPPIPSKTISDVRGYLRYSKDERQSMLKKVARNLLRPVVEGEQWVRVTALGGYRQVGRSASLLTTRNSKILIDCGLDPGSDNTPYFSVPEAMPITDIDAVVITHAHLDHCGTLPALFKYGYKGPVYCTEPTRDLMALLQLDNIKLAYGEAKKNLYKGEDVRNEILHTITLKYGETTDIAPDVKLTFQNAGHILGSAIAHFHIGDGLHNIAFTGDTKFEKTWLFNPANTKFPRLESMVLESTYGGKKDFQPSRKDASDELGEFIQEGCSKGGKILIPVFAVGRSQEVMLVIEELEREGRIPQLPVYLDGMIWEATAIHTAYPEYLNSALKEKIFNKNENPFLSPIFHRVETAAMREEICHSPDPCIVLATGGMMSGGPVLEYFREWADDERNWLLFVGYQSENSLGRTIQRGRADITLPFKGKPVTVQIKMNRETVDGFSGHSDRNQLMDYIKKLEPRPKKIIIVHGEDRKCVDLASSISQKFRISTVAPQNLETVRLR from the coding sequence ATGAACGCAGACAGGTATTTCGACAGCCTCCGGGAACAGGTAATGGGCCTGATCCCCTCGGACATGGAGGTCGTCTCCGTAGAGTTCGAAGCGGCAGTCGTAGTGATATACGTCAGGAACTACGACAAGTTCGCCGACAACAGGGATGTGACCAAGAACATAGTCAGCGCCCTCAAGAGGAGGGTCGACATCCGCCCCGACCCCTCCACGCTGGGGGACACTGACGAGACGGAGAAGGCCGTCAGGAAGCTCATCCCGAAGAGCGCCGGCCTCACCGACATCAACTTCATCGAGGAGACCGGGGTCTGCTACGTCGAGGCCATCAACCCGGCGGCCGTTACCCACACCGACGTCCTCGACAACATGAAGAAGGAGACGGGCTGGAACGTCAAGGTCATGCGCTCCCCTCCGATACCCTCCAAGACGATCTCTGACGTGAGAGGATATCTCCGCTACAGCAAGGACGAGAGGCAGAGCATGCTCAAGAAGGTCGCGAGGAACCTCCTCCGCCCGGTGGTGGAAGGCGAGCAGTGGGTCCGCGTCACCGCTCTCGGAGGCTACAGGCAGGTCGGGAGGTCGGCTTCCCTCCTCACCACCAGGAACTCCAAGATCCTCATCGACTGCGGCCTCGACCCCGGGTCCGACAACACCCCGTACTTCTCCGTCCCGGAGGCCATGCCCATCACGGACATCGACGCCGTGGTCATCACCCACGCGCACCTCGACCACTGCGGGACCCTGCCTGCGCTCTTCAAGTACGGCTACAAGGGGCCGGTGTACTGCACCGAGCCCACCAGGGACCTCATGGCCCTGCTGCAGCTCGACAACATCAAGCTCGCGTACGGAGAGGCCAAGAAGAACCTCTACAAGGGCGAGGACGTGAGGAACGAGATCCTCCACACCATCACCCTGAAGTACGGCGAGACCACCGATATCGCCCCTGATGTCAAGCTCACCTTCCAGAACGCCGGGCACATCCTGGGCTCGGCCATCGCCCACTTCCACATCGGCGACGGCCTGCACAACATCGCCTTCACCGGCGATACCAAGTTCGAGAAGACCTGGCTCTTCAACCCGGCGAACACCAAGTTCCCCCGGCTCGAGTCCATGGTCCTCGAGTCAACCTACGGAGGGAAGAAGGACTTCCAGCCCTCCAGGAAAGATGCGTCCGACGAGCTCGGAGAGTTCATCCAGGAAGGATGCAGCAAAGGCGGGAAGATCCTCATCCCCGTCTTCGCCGTCGGGCGTTCACAGGAGGTCATGCTCGTCATAGAGGAGCTTGAAAGGGAAGGCAGGATCCCGCAGCTGCCGGTCTATCTCGACGGTATGATATGGGAGGCCACCGCCATCCATACTGCCTACCCGGAGTACCTGAACAGCGCCCTGAAGGAGAAGATCTTCAACAAGAACGAGAACCCCTTCCTGTCGCCGATATTCCACAGGGTCGAGACCGCGGCCATGAGAGAGGAGATATGCCACTCCCCCGACCCGTGCATCGTCCTCGCGACAGGCGGTATGATGTCCGGAGGGCCGGTCCTGGAGTACTTCAGGGAATGGGCGGACGATGAGCGCAACTGGCTCCTGTTCGTCGGGTACCAGAGCGAGAACAGCCTCGGAAGGACGATCCAGCGCGGGAGGGCGGACATCACCCTGCCCTTCAAGGGCAAGCCGGTGACCGTCCAGATCAAGATGAACCGCGAGACCGTCGACGGCTTCTCGGGGCACTCGGACCGCAACCAGCTCATGGACTACATCAAGAAGCTCGAGCCGAGGCCGAAGAAGATCATCATCGTCCACGGAGAGGACCGCAAGTGCGTCGATCTGGCATCTTCGATATCCCAGAAGTTCAGGATCTCGACGGTCGCTCCCCAGAACCTCGAGACGGTGAGGCTGAGATGA
- a CDS encoding proteasome subunit beta, with product MNANADSDNVVKTGTTTIGLKIKDGVVLATDQRATMGNLIANSHVQKVYPLSDNIGMTISGLVGDAQLMVRFMSSQISLYEMQKGAKISVQTAATLMGSVIRQGFYLGPILAGVDRTGGHVFSVDGAGGVIEDDYTSSGSGSITAYGALETLYKPDMTEAEAIDVAISGLNAARRRDNYTGDGMLILVFDSKGYHWIDQSKIKKRCEELGFRYPN from the coding sequence ATGAACGCTAACGCTGATTCTGATAACGTCGTGAAGACAGGAACGACCACCATCGGGCTGAAGATAAAGGACGGCGTGGTGCTCGCCACCGACCAGAGGGCAACAATGGGCAACCTCATCGCGAACAGCCATGTTCAGAAGGTCTACCCCCTGTCCGACAACATCGGCATGACCATCTCCGGCCTCGTCGGGGACGCTCAGCTCATGGTCAGGTTCATGTCCAGCCAGATCTCCCTCTACGAGATGCAGAAAGGGGCGAAGATCTCTGTGCAGACCGCGGCCACCCTCATGGGCTCCGTCATCCGCCAGGGATTCTACCTCGGCCCCATACTGGCCGGAGTCGACCGCACCGGCGGGCACGTCTTCAGCGTCGACGGCGCCGGAGGGGTGATCGAGGACGATTACACCTCTTCCGGTTCCGGCAGCATCACCGCGTACGGCGCCCTCGAGACCCTCTACAAGCCCGACATGACCGAGGCTGAGGCGATAGATGTCGCCATCTCCGGCCTCAACGCCGCCAGGAGGAGGGACAACTACACCGGCGACGGCATGCTCATCCTCGTGTTCGACTCGAAAGGGTACCACTGGATAGACCAGAGCAAGATCAAGAAGAGGTGCGAGGAGCTGGGATTCAGGTATCCCAACTGA
- a CDS encoding adenosylcobalamin-dependent ribonucleoside-diphosphate reductase has protein sequence MEIEQWLGADNNLGIDIWNKKYCYNGETFDQWLDRVSEGDAELRQLIIDKKFLFGGRILANRGLQKTGLKVTFSNCYVLSPPEDSIESIFDTASKAARTFSYGGGVGIDLSKLAPRGAKINNTASETSGAVSFTDLYSMVTGLIGQHGRRGALMLTLSCEHPDLEEFMQVKMDVDRVTKANMSIRVTDKFMECVRDRETFVQTFVRPETDSTVTKNLDAYAFFKKLCYANWDFAEPGCLFWDRISSWNLLSEFPDYSYAGTNPCAEEPLPAGGSCLLGSINLAAFVHDKKFDEEDFRKTVRICVRALNDVLDEGLPLHPLQEQRDSVRNWRQIGLGIMGLADMLIRMELVYGTKEAMDFCHRLGFIMADTAIAASAELAAEFGAFPKCNIDELMASPYFQENTTEETRELVRKHGLRNSQLLTIAPTGTLSTMLGISGGIEPIFATHFERRTTSLSDHDVSYTVYPAVVKEYMDSHGLKDDTQLPPWFVTSQNLDYKQRLNQQGTWQMHIDASISSTVNLPQDFPEEDVYGLYMYAWQIGCKGVTVFRDGCKRLGILTPKEKEAKKKEQEAKKEEAVEKNVPRTRGVIRIVDDNVIGKKRKLMTGCGSLHCTAFFDPKSGDLMEVYLNKGSTGGCNNFMIGLSRMISLAARSGCQVEDIVDQLKSCGTCPSFAVRSFTKKDTSKGSCCPMAVGWALSDMYEEMKTQIKTSSLVAPPAAPKEKKKVLNPCPKCGDELTFQGGCNICKSCGWTKCE, from the coding sequence ATGGAAATCGAGCAATGGCTGGGGGCTGACAACAATCTCGGGATCGACATCTGGAACAAGAAATATTGTTACAACGGGGAGACGTTCGACCAGTGGCTGGACCGTGTCTCCGAGGGCGATGCCGAGCTCAGGCAGCTGATCATCGATAAGAAATTCCTGTTCGGCGGAAGGATCCTCGCGAACCGCGGCCTGCAGAAGACCGGCCTCAAGGTCACGTTCTCCAACTGCTACGTCCTCTCCCCGCCCGAAGATTCCATTGAATCCATATTCGATACTGCCAGCAAGGCCGCCAGGACATTCAGCTACGGCGGAGGGGTGGGGATCGACCTCTCCAAACTGGCCCCCCGCGGCGCGAAGATAAACAACACCGCCTCCGAGACCTCCGGCGCGGTATCGTTCACCGACCTGTACTCCATGGTCACCGGCCTCATCGGCCAGCACGGGAGGCGCGGGGCCCTGATGCTGACGCTCTCCTGCGAGCACCCCGACCTCGAGGAGTTCATGCAGGTCAAGATGGATGTCGACAGGGTCACCAAGGCCAATATGTCCATCCGCGTGACCGACAAGTTCATGGAGTGCGTGAGGGACCGCGAGACCTTCGTGCAGACGTTCGTCAGGCCCGAGACGGACAGCACCGTCACTAAGAACCTCGATGCCTACGCGTTTTTCAAGAAGCTCTGCTACGCCAACTGGGACTTCGCCGAGCCCGGCTGCCTGTTCTGGGACAGGATCAGCTCGTGGAACCTCCTCTCCGAATTCCCTGATTATTCTTATGCCGGGACCAACCCCTGCGCCGAGGAGCCTCTCCCGGCAGGCGGGAGCTGCCTGCTCGGATCGATAAACCTCGCGGCGTTCGTCCATGACAAGAAGTTCGACGAGGAGGACTTCAGGAAGACCGTGAGGATCTGCGTCAGGGCGCTCAACGACGTCCTCGACGAGGGCCTCCCCCTCCACCCGCTGCAGGAGCAGCGCGATTCCGTCAGGAACTGGAGGCAGATCGGCCTCGGCATCATGGGCCTCGCGGACATGCTCATCAGGATGGAGCTCGTGTACGGGACCAAAGAGGCCATGGACTTCTGCCACAGGCTCGGGTTCATCATGGCCGACACCGCCATCGCCGCCTCGGCCGAGCTCGCCGCCGAGTTCGGAGCGTTCCCCAAGTGCAACATCGACGAGCTCATGGCCTCCCCGTACTTCCAGGAGAACACCACGGAGGAGACCCGCGAGCTCGTCAGGAAGCACGGGCTCCGCAACTCCCAGCTGCTCACCATCGCACCCACCGGCACCCTCTCGACCATGCTCGGGATCTCCGGCGGGATCGAGCCCATCTTCGCCACCCACTTCGAGAGGAGGACCACGTCGCTCTCCGACCATGACGTGAGCTACACCGTCTACCCGGCGGTCGTCAAGGAGTACATGGACAGCCACGGGCTCAAGGACGATACCCAGCTCCCGCCGTGGTTCGTCACCTCCCAGAACCTCGACTACAAGCAGAGGCTCAACCAGCAGGGAACCTGGCAGATGCACATCGATGCGTCCATCTCCTCCACGGTCAACCTGCCCCAGGACTTCCCCGAGGAGGACGTCTACGGCCTCTACATGTACGCTTGGCAGATCGGATGCAAGGGCGTCACTGTCTTCCGCGACGGATGCAAGAGGCTAGGGATCCTCACCCCCAAGGAGAAGGAGGCGAAGAAGAAGGAGCAGGAGGCCAAGAAGGAGGAGGCCGTCGAGAAGAACGTCCCGAGGACCCGCGGCGTGATCAGGATCGTCGACGACAACGTCATCGGGAAGAAGAGGAAGCTCATGACCGGCTGCGGCAGCCTCCACTGCACAGCGTTCTTCGACCCCAAGAGCGGCGACCTCATGGAGGTCTACCTCAACAAGGGATCCACCGGCGGATGCAACAACTTCATGATCGGGCTCTCGAGGATGATCTCCCTGGCCGCCAGGAGCGGATGCCAGGTGGAGGACATCGTGGACCAGCTCAAGTCATGCGGCACCTGCCCCTCGTTCGCCGTCAGGAGCTTCACCAAGAAGGACACCAGCAAGGGCTCCTGCTGCCCCATGGCCGTCGGCTGGGCCCTGAGCGACATGTACGAGGAGATGAAGACCCAGATCAAGACCTCGTCCCTGGTGGCGCCTCCGGCGGCCCCCAAGGAGAAGAAGAAGGTCCTCAACCCCTGCCCGAAGTGCGGCGACGAGCTCACCTTCCAGGGCGGCTGCAACATCTGCAAGTCCTGCGGATGGACCAAGTGCGAGTGA
- a CDS encoding ATPase, T2SS/T4P/T4SS family: MRGIGDGNSHVRCRTNLIVDRREVDNLINVLKRESGLPFCESSPVLETDMKAQEARATVVGYPMSPNGDAVAIRKHSSDPWTLTRLISNGTMDAATAGLLSFLIQNRATFMICGARGAGKSSLLSALMFEFPLSQRILTIEDTIELPGEKMRKMGYKVQSMLVDDRMDGDSLSRANEALRVSLRLGESAIVLGEVRGEEARTLYQSMRTGRAGSSILGTIHGDSARTVYERVVHDMGISPEAFMATDILVTLGSFRDRRTGAQSRRVSEVAATTDRPGEFADLSGNRLDFSVPVMRRALASSVETEEEARNEIKARSMLRGYLASMGGRWGEQFFSPEWISAANDHLSRMAGRNPDDILASFRNKVFAETGKDMGDGS, from the coding sequence ATGCGCGGGATAGGGGACGGGAACTCCCATGTGCGCTGCCGCACCAACCTCATCGTCGACCGCAGGGAGGTGGACAACCTCATCAACGTGCTCAAGAGGGAATCGGGGCTCCCGTTCTGCGAATCGTCGCCGGTGCTGGAGACGGATATGAAAGCGCAGGAGGCGAGGGCCACGGTGGTGGGGTACCCCATGAGCCCCAACGGCGATGCCGTGGCCATAAGGAAGCATTCCTCCGACCCGTGGACTCTCACCCGCCTGATCTCCAACGGCACCATGGACGCCGCCACCGCCGGGCTTCTGTCGTTCCTCATACAGAATCGTGCGACCTTCATGATCTGCGGCGCGAGGGGGGCCGGGAAGAGCTCCCTGCTCTCGGCCCTGATGTTCGAGTTCCCATTGTCCCAGAGGATCCTCACCATCGAGGACACCATCGAGCTGCCGGGGGAGAAGATGAGGAAGATGGGGTACAAGGTGCAGTCCATGCTGGTGGACGACCGCATGGACGGGGACAGCCTGTCGAGGGCCAACGAGGCCCTCAGGGTCTCCCTGAGGCTCGGCGAGTCCGCCATCGTGCTCGGGGAGGTCAGAGGGGAGGAGGCGAGGACGCTGTATCAGAGCATGAGGACCGGCCGCGCCGGGAGCTCGATCCTGGGGACCATCCACGGCGACAGCGCGAGGACCGTGTACGAGAGGGTGGTCCACGACATGGGGATATCGCCTGAGGCGTTCATGGCCACCGATATACTCGTGACGCTGGGTTCGTTCCGCGACAGGAGGACGGGGGCGCAGTCCAGGAGGGTCAGCGAGGTGGCGGCCACCACCGACAGGCCGGGGGAGTTCGCCGATCTGTCCGGCAACCGCCTGGATTTCTCGGTGCCGGTCATGCGCAGAGCGCTGGCCTCGTCTGTGGAGACAGAAGAAGAGGCCAGGAACGAGATCAAGGCGAGGTCCATGCTCCGCGGGTACCTGGCGTCCATGGGCGGGCGCTGGGGGGAGCAGTTCTTCAGCCCCGAATGGATCAGCGCCGCGAACGACCATCTGTCGAGGATGGCCGGGAGGAACCCCGACGATATCCTCGCATCGTTCCGGAACAAGGTCTTCGCGGAGACCGGGAAGGACATGGGGGACGGGTCATGA